A portion of the Cervus elaphus chromosome X, mCerEla1.1, whole genome shotgun sequence genome contains these proteins:
- the SPRY3 gene encoding protein sprouty homolog 3, with protein MDAAVTDDFQQILPIEQLRSTHASNDYVDRPPVPCKQALSSPSLIVQTHKSDWSLATMPTALPRSLSQCHQLQPLPQHLSQSSIASSMSHSTTASDQRLLASITPSPSGQSIIRTQPGTGAHPKADGALKGEAEQSAMHPSEHLFICEECGRCKCVLCTAARPLPACWLCNQRCLCSAESLLDYGTCLCCVKGLFYHCSTDDEDNCADEPCSCGPGSCLVRWAAMSLISLFLPCLCCYLPTRGCLHLCQQGYDSLRRPGCRCKRHTNTVCRKISSGSAPFPKAQEKSV; from the coding sequence ATGGATGCTGCAGTGACAGATGATTTCCAACAAATTCTGCCTATTGAACAGCTGCGCTCTACTCATGCTAGCAATGATTATGTGGACCGTCCTCCAGTTCCCTGTAAACAGGCCCTCTCCAGCCCTTCCCTTATTGTGCAAACCCACAAATCTGATTGGTCCCTGGCTACCATGCCCACTGCTCTGCCCCGCAGTCTCAGCCAGTGCCATCAGTTGCAGCCCTTGCCTCAGCATTTGAGCCAGTCTAGCATTGCCAGCTCAATGTCCCATAGCACCACTGCCTCTGATCAAAGGCTCTTGGCCAGCATTACGCCCTCACCTTCAGGCCAGTCCATCATCCGAACCCAGCCTGGAACAGGAGCCCACCCAAAGGCTGATGGTGCTCTGAAGGGAGAAGCTGAGCAATCTGCCATGCACCCCAGTGAGCACCTCTTCATCTGTGAGGAGTGTGGGCGCTGCAAGTGTGTCCTCTGTACAGCAGCTCGCCCTCTCCCCGCTTGCTGGCTATGCAACCAGCGTTGCCTTTGCTCTGCTGAGAGCCTCTTAGATTATGGCACTTGTCTCTGCTGTGTTAAGGGCCTCTTCTACCACTGTTCCACTGACGATGAAGACAACTGCGCCGATGAGCCCTGCTCCTGTGGGCCTGGCTCTTGCCTCGTCCGCTGGGCAGCCATGAGCCTCATCTCCCTCTTCTTACCCTGCCTGTGCTGCTACCTGCCTACCCGTGGATGCCTCCATCTGTGCCAGCAGGGCTATGATAGTCTCAGGCGACCAGGCTGCCGTTGTAAGAGGCACACCAACACTGTGTGCAGAAAAATCTCTTCTGGTAGTGCACCCTTCCCCAAGGCCCAGGAAAAGTCTGTATGA